A genomic region of Vitis vinifera cultivar Pinot Noir 40024 chromosome 7, ASM3070453v1 contains the following coding sequences:
- the LOC100249390 gene encoding potassium transporter 5: MSSDVVNSPDDTHDQGLKSKKLSWGKLRRMDSLDMESGTVHGRSHHGSKDTKDWSVILHLAFQSLGIVYGDIGTSPLYVYASTFTDGVKHNDDILGVLSIIFYTLTLIPLFKYVLTVLKATDNGDGGTFALYSLICRYAKVGLIPSQQAEDREVSNFRLELPSKRLQMASKLKSKLEKSNSAKFFLLFATMLGTSMVIGDGVLTPCISVLSAVGGIKEVTDSMTQDRIVWMSVGILVCLFMVQRFGTDKVGYSFAPIICVWFALISGIGVYNFIKFDPTVVKAINPKYIIDYFRRNKKQAWISLGGAVLSITGTEALFADVGHFTVRSIQISMCAVTYPALVLAYTGQASFLRKHHQDVADLFFKSIPHGLYWPMFVVAVSAAIIASQAMISGTFSIIQQSLSLGCFPRVKIMHTSTKYEGQVYIPEVNYLLMLACVGVTAGFKTTTKIGNAYGIAVVFVMTLTSLFLVLVMIMIWKTHILLVISYVVVIGSIELLYLSSVLYKFDQGGYLPLAFALVLMTIMYIWNDVYRRKYYYDLDHKISPEVVKELVVSTNFSRIPGLAIFYSELVHGIPPIFKHYMENVPALHSVLVFVSIKSLPISKVPVEERFLFRRVEPNDIYVFRCVVRYGYTDVRFEEEPFERLLVERLKEFIRGEIMMTVTLTHNSGDIVSGELQDGLINGENEREESKQIDEKRHQQDVKKDIEVIDSAAQVGVVHLIGETEVMADKGSRFGKRVLINVGYNILKKNLRQTEKVFDIPHKRILKVGMIYEL, from the exons ATGTCTTCTGATGTGGTAAACAGCCCGGACGACACCCATGATCAAGGCCTCAAATCAAAGAAACTCTCATGGGGAAAACTGCGTCGTATGGACTCCCTAGACATGGAGTCCGGGACTGTACATGGTCGCAGCCACCATGGCTCCAAG GATACGAAGGACTGGTCTGTGATACTGCACCTGGCGTTTCAGAGCCTTGGAATAGTGTATGGGGACATTGGAACTTCGCCGTTGTACGTGTATGCAAGCACTTTCACTGATGGTGTCAAACATAATGATGACATTCTGGGGGTTCTTTCTATCATCTTCTACACCCTCACCCTCATCCCTCTCTTCAAGTACGTCTTGACTGTGTTGAAGGCCACTGATAATGGCGATG GAGGGACATTTGCTTTGTATTCTCTTATATGCCGATATGCCAAGGTGGGGTTGATCCCTAGTCAACAAGCTGAGGACAGAGAAGTCTCCAATTTCCGGTTGGAGCTGCCTAGTAAAAGACTGCAGATGGCATCAAAGCTTAAGTCCAAGCTAGAGAAGAGCAACTCTGCAAAGTTCTTTCTATTGTTTGCCACAATGCTTGGCACTTCCATGGTGATTGGTGATGGTGTCCTCACTCCTTGCATCTCAG TTTTATCTGCTGTGGGTGGTATCAAGGAAGTCACAGATTCAATGACACAAG ATAGGATTGTTTGGATGTCAGTAGGCATCTTGGTATGTCTTTTCATGGTTCAAAGATTTGGAACTGACAAAGTTGGATACAGTTTTGCTCCAATAATCTGTGTTTGGTTCGCGTTAATTAGCGGCATTGGGGTCTACAACTTCATCAAGTTTGATCCAACAGTTGTTAAAGCCATTAATCCCAAGTACATCATCGATTACTTCAGAAGGAACAAGAAACAAGCCTGGATTTCCCTTGGTGGGGCCGTCCTCTCCATAACAG GGACGGAGGCGCTGTTTGCTGATGTTGGCCACTTCACAGTTCGATCAATTCAAATAAGTATGTGCGCTGTCACATACCCAGCTCTTGTATTGGCATATACTGGACAAGCCTCTTTTCTCCGGAAACACCATCAGGATGTTGCTGACCTTTTCTTCAAGTCCATACCAC ATGGTCTGTACTGGCCGATGTTTGTTGTGGCTGTGTCAGCGGCGATCATTGCCAGTCAAGCTATGATATCTGGGACTTTCTCCATTATCCAGCAGTCTCTCTCACTAGGGTGCTTTCCTCGAGTGAAGATTATGCATACATCGACTAAGTATGAAGGGCAAGTGTACATTCCTGAGGTCAATTACCTTCTCATGCTGGCTTGTGTAGGGGTCACTGCAGGGTTTAAGACTACCACAAAGATTGGAAATGCATATG GGATTGCAGTGGTGTTCGTGATGACCCTCACCTCATTATTTCTGGTTCTTGTGATGATCATGATATGGAAAACCCATATCCTACTTGTGATCTCATATGTTGTGGTCATTGGTAGCATTGAGCTTCTGTATCTAAGTTCAGTCCTCTACAAGTTTGATCAAGGAGGGTATCTACCCTTGGCCTTTGCCTTAGTTCTGATGACCATAATGTACATTTGGAATGATGTGTACCGGAGGAAATACTATTATGATCTGGATCACAAGATTTCTCCTGAGGTGGTGAAGGAATTAGTAGTGAGCACAAACTTTAGTAGAATACCAGGATTGGCCATCTTCTACTCTGAGCTTGTTCATGGCATCCCGCCCATCTTCAAGCATTACATGGAAAATGTGCCTGCATTGCATTCAGTTCTTGTTTTCGTCTCAATCAAGTCTCTCCCCATAAGCAAGGTTCCAGTGGAGGAACGATTCCTCTTCCGCAGGGTAGAACCAAATGATATTTATGTGTTCCGATGTGTGGTGAGGTATGGGTACACCGATGTGCGTTTTGAGGAAGAGCCTTTTGAGAGATTGCTGGTTGAAAGATTGAAGGAGTTCATAAGAGGAGAGATAATGATGACCGTGACATTAACACACAATAGTGGAGACATAGTTTCTGGAGAGCTGCAAGATGGGTTGATTAATGGTGAGAACGAGAGAGAAGAATCAAAGCAAATAGATGAAAAAAGACATCAACAGGATGTTAAGAAGGATATTGAAGTAATTGATAGCGCGGCACAAGTGGGTGTAGTGCACTTGATCGGTGAGACTGAGGTGATGGCAGATAAGGGCTCCAGATTTGGAAAGAGGGTTTTGATAAATGTTGGCTACaatatcttgaagaaaaatttgagaCAGACAGAGAAGGTGTTTGACATTCCACACAAACGTATATTGAAAGTGGGAATGATTTATGAGCTTTGA